GTAAGAGTCTACAGATCGCAGCCATCGCAACCCTGCTTCACGATTATTGTGACTGGCTGGAAATCCCGTTCCTCTTCTGGCCCTTACCCGATAATATCGTTTCAACTTTCCAGGGAGGCAGTGCCGAACGCGGAGTCGAATACATGCGTCGCCTTCAGGATGATGACAAAATTCTCTACGCAGCAATCGATGATGCAGAAAACAATTTTGAGGAGCGAACCCGACAAGGCGTATCCTCTGGTGTCAGGGAAATCATTGGCGTCTTCCTGCGTTATACCGAAGGCGCTTATGCAATCACGCGTGGCAATGCGGTGATTGATTTCTACACCAATCTCCCTGAGCAGATCGACAAAGCCGTGCTCTCCCGCGTGCAATCACGGTTTGCCATCGATGGAGCCGCCAGCCGCGAAGATTTTCTCGACCAGGATCACCTGTGGTGGCGTAAGATCAAAGAGGTTGACCCCAAAGTCATCGCGCAAAAAGACCCGGATGATTACGAATACCTTTCGGCTCAGGCCGAGCTCGGAAACCTTTCCGAACTCGAATCCAACAGTGAACCACAAATCCGAGATGACCGCTTGCAGGAAGTCACCAATCGATTGCTCAACGATCTCGGAACCGGTCATCACGACTTCTTCGCCCGCTTCTTTACTGAAGTGCTAAAAGTCTACCCGATCTTTTCATCACGTGATGTTCGCAACATCCAGCAAGCGGTAAATAATCGCCTGACTGACTTTGATCTACCGGAAAGCTGGCTGGAAACTCCGGAGACTTTCTTCCGCCAGTCTTATGATCGTAAGCTGGAGATGCTGAAAGAACTGATGCGTGGTAACATGAAGAGTCTAACCTTCCCGGATATCCGCTGGCGGGAAACCGTGAAGTACTGCAATAACCTTTCACGTATTTTAAATCAGGATCGTGAGCGTCGTATCGCCGACATCATGAACGAGATGGATTGTCATGGTGAAGCCAAACGCCGCTTCGTTTCAACCGAGCAGGGTTCGTAGTCAGTATGGAAATTCTACAGCAAAAAGGTTTCTTTGGGCACAGTCTCGTGCCAGTCACGACTCCCTTGCTGGTTGAGCGTTACAATGAATGCCTGCGTGCACTCGACAAGGAAGAGACATTGCTGGAACGTTTCTCCATCGATGGCGCAGGATGGAGCCCGCAGATTGCCAAAGAGAAAAACGACCCCAACTATCTCTGCCACGGCGAAGCCAACCTTTACGCTGTTTTGCTGACACCGAACCAAATGGGAAAGCCGGTCTACGTGCCGATGCATTCCTTCGATGCCGCAATTCTACAAACGGTTCATAACAACAACTCGCGGGCGATTAACAATCTGACCAGTCGCACAGGTATTATCCTGGATATAGATCAAGGTATTGATGCATACGAATGTCCACTCGACTTACTGATGCTGGATACCTTCACCATTCGCGCATTCACACCGACTGCGATTATGCAGGGCGCACGCGATCAAAAAGAACTCGTCGCCCGCTTCCGCAAAGAACCTGGCGCATGGCAGGATGCAACGCTGATTGATTCGTTGATTCAATCAGCCAAAGACCTTGGAGACTTGCGTCACAGTGCACTTCAAATCGCACCAACTCCTTTCAATGATGTTGGTAACTTCTACACGCGGGCAATGGGCGGTCTATATGTGCTTCGTGATGCTCCCGATTCCCAGTGCAAAATCGTCATCATGGCGGGAGCTGACCACGAAGTTGACAGCCTCCCCAAACGAGACGTCTATTCCATACCGAAAGATTGGGAACCATTGATTGAGCGTTTGACCGCTCTGGATTTTCTCCAACCTTACGGCGCTGATCCGTCAGAAGCGACCGTCGCACGTCTCGAACAAACCCTCCACATGATTATTGCCCAAGAGGCTTATGCCAATGGGCTTGAGGAAGATTTCGACGGGTTGAATCCTGCCAAACTCGCAAGCTGGAAACAGAGACTGCGTGGTGAACTGAAACCCGCATACGGCGAGCTGAGTCAACTGGCCAAAGCAATACGCCGAGGCGAGAAGCATAATGACGATCTGGAATTTGATGCCTGGACCCATGTCCTCCAGCCGAACCCTCAGCTACCGGAAAGCACACGAAGTATCCTCTGGCACTTGCTGAGCAGAATCCAGCCTCACAATATCGAAATGACATACCGCCATCATAAGTCTCTTTTTTACGAACGCTATCAGTCGTGGAGCAAACCACAAAGAATCTGGGCGTTGAACTTCCTCACCAACCAAGGGCTTCCCCATCATGAGTAATCACACATCCTACA
The Rubellicoccus peritrichatus DNA segment above includes these coding regions:
- a CDS encoding AAA family ATPase, which produces MPSKSDSTFPITQKDLREHLDHANQMLLKIQDKPATKPEQPSASKGNWRPSTDYSSSGLVTVELHKLAKVVSQDALILTPEANAVIAAFRDGACLGMHLGRAYGEAAGLERLIQLNRSGRMSAAQQAEFYEKHHTAAAVTLFGFAAYINWKLSSLSDEKIASRQITLAEQPSVDLANPLKALERAIFDFGLLSKDPQIRDSLDWYRYAQVFADALISELQTRVGSLNHTAFFTDNSYRLENTTLLISGFENIANPSATSVEFNRVEFKDIVGNREAKHVAMRTAQRLLCYDLTAKKNPFRDIGGLPLVRMGYGKPGTGKSLQIAAIATLLHDYCDWLEIPFLFWPLPDNIVSTFQGGSAERGVEYMRRLQDDDKILYAAIDDAENNFEERTRQGVSSGVREIIGVFLRYTEGAYAITRGNAVIDFYTNLPEQIDKAVLSRVQSRFAIDGAASREDFLDQDHLWWRKIKEVDPKVIAQKDPDDYEYLSAQAELGNLSELESNSEPQIRDDRLQEVTNRLLNDLGTGHHDFFARFFTEVLKVYPIFSSRDVRNIQQAVNNRLTDFDLPESWLETPETFFRQSYDRKLEMLKELMRGNMKSLTFPDIRWRETVKYCNNLSRILNQDRERRIADIMNEMDCHGEAKRRFVSTEQGS
- a CDS encoding DUF6638 family protein; its protein translation is MEILQQKGFFGHSLVPVTTPLLVERYNECLRALDKEETLLERFSIDGAGWSPQIAKEKNDPNYLCHGEANLYAVLLTPNQMGKPVYVPMHSFDAAILQTVHNNNSRAINNLTSRTGIILDIDQGIDAYECPLDLLMLDTFTIRAFTPTAIMQGARDQKELVARFRKEPGAWQDATLIDSLIQSAKDLGDLRHSALQIAPTPFNDVGNFYTRAMGGLYVLRDAPDSQCKIVIMAGADHEVDSLPKRDVYSIPKDWEPLIERLTALDFLQPYGADPSEATVARLEQTLHMIIAQEAYANGLEEDFDGLNPAKLASWKQRLRGELKPAYGELSQLAKAIRRGEKHNDDLEFDAWTHVLQPNPQLPESTRSILWHLLSRIQPHNIEMTYRHHKSLFYERYQSWSKPQRIWALNFLTNQGLPHHE